Proteins co-encoded in one Candidatus Manganitrophaceae bacterium genomic window:
- a CDS encoding IscS subfamily cysteine desulfurase produces the protein MKFPIFLDNHSTTPMDPRVLEAMLPYFTEKFGNSASRNHAFGWEAEKGVDHAREQIAHLIHCDPKEIIFTSGATESDNLALKGVAEMYREKGNHIITVVTEHKAILDTCKRLEKVGYEVTYLPVDKEGKVSLEALKQAITPKTILISVMMANNEIGVIQPVAEIGKIAKEKGVVFHCDATQGVGKIPVDVQAMGIDLMSFSAHKIYGPKGVGALYVRKKNPRVRIAPLFDGGGHERGMRSGTLNVPGIVGFGEACALCEKEMPEETARLNRLREKLKEGIQKGLDEVYLNGHPTDRLPGNLNMSFAYVEGESLLMGLKEIALSSGSACTTATLEPSYVLRSLGVGSDLAHSSLRFGLGRFNTEEEVDFVTQRVIETVQRLREMSPLYEMAKEGIDIKNVQWQRS, from the coding sequence TTGAAATTTCCTATTTTTCTGGATAACCATTCGACCACCCCGATGGACCCTCGCGTTCTGGAAGCGATGCTCCCTTATTTTACGGAGAAATTCGGAAATTCCGCCAGCCGAAACCATGCGTTCGGTTGGGAAGCGGAGAAGGGGGTCGATCATGCGCGTGAGCAGATCGCCCATCTGATCCATTGCGATCCGAAGGAGATTATTTTCACCAGCGGTGCGACCGAGTCGGACAATTTGGCCCTCAAAGGGGTCGCTGAAATGTACCGGGAGAAGGGAAACCACATCATCACGGTCGTCACCGAGCACAAGGCGATTTTAGATACCTGCAAGCGGCTTGAAAAGGTCGGCTATGAGGTGACCTATCTTCCGGTAGACAAAGAGGGAAAGGTCTCCCTTGAGGCGCTGAAGCAAGCGATCACCCCAAAGACCATCCTGATCTCGGTGATGATGGCCAACAATGAAATCGGCGTGATCCAGCCGGTGGCGGAGATTGGAAAGATCGCCAAAGAAAAAGGGGTCGTCTTCCATTGTGATGCCACCCAAGGGGTCGGAAAGATCCCGGTCGATGTTCAGGCGATGGGAATCGATCTGATGTCGTTCTCGGCCCATAAAATCTACGGTCCGAAAGGGGTCGGCGCGCTCTATGTGAGAAAGAAGAATCCCCGGGTCCGAATCGCCCCACTTTTCGACGGCGGCGGGCACGAACGGGGAATGCGATCGGGAACGTTGAATGTCCCCGGGATCGTCGGTTTCGGGGAGGCCTGTGCGCTCTGCGAGAAGGAGATGCCGGAGGAGACCGCCCGGTTGAACCGCCTTCGAGAGAAGTTGAAAGAAGGAATCCAAAAAGGGCTCGATGAAGTCTACCTCAACGGACATCCGACAGACCGCCTTCCGGGCAACCTTAATATGAGCTTTGCTTATGTCGAAGGGGAATCGCTGCTGATGGGTCTGAAGGAGATCGCCCTCTCCTCCGGGTCGGCCTGCACCACCGCCACCTTGGAGCCGTCCTACGTCCTTCGCTCCTTGGGGGTCGGAAGCGATTTGGCGCACTCCTCGCTTCGCTTCGGATTGGGCCGGTTCAACACGGAAGAAGAGGTCGATTTCGTTACCCAGCGTGTGATTGAAACCGTTCAACGGCTTCGAGAGATGTCTCCTCTTTATGAGATGGCCAAAGAGGGGATCGATATCAAGAATGTTCAATGGCAACGATCTTAA
- a CDS encoding Rrf2 family transcriptional regulator: MLKLTKKTDYALMAINFMSCQKDDSVANTRTISEIYNIPLELLAKILQRLAKKGIIVSQNGPKGGYTLAKHPSQVTVGEIIRAIEGPVQIVRCHEGETACLQSERCTVRSPLRKIEGRIIELLDQFTIDQMYAEEVIEEITVR, translated from the coding sequence ATGCTGAAGCTAACCAAAAAAACCGATTACGCCCTGATGGCGATTAACTTTATGTCTTGCCAAAAGGACGATTCCGTCGCCAACACCCGAACCATCTCGGAGATATATAACATCCCTTTGGAATTATTGGCAAAAATACTCCAAAGGCTGGCAAAAAAAGGGATCATTGTCAGCCAAAACGGGCCTAAGGGCGGATATACATTGGCCAAGCATCCTTCGCAGGTGACCGTGGGAGAGATCATCCGTGCCATCGAAGGGCCGGTCCAAATCGTCCGATGTCACGAGGGGGAGACCGCCTGTTTACAATCGGAACGTTGTACGGTCCGCAGCCCCCTTCGAAAGATTGAGGGTCGGATTATCGAGCTTTTGGATCAGTTCACGATCGATCAGATGTATGCAGAGGAAGTGATCGAAGAGATCACGGTCCGTTGA
- a CDS encoding DUF4388 domain-containing protein, protein MPEPSISLSGRISDVRVPVLLQFLRKEGKTGVLTLKRNDLNKSIYLQDGDIIFATSLYPDDRLGEILLKNRKINFKQYECSVDLLKKTGKRQGTILVEQGFIAPKELFQGVVFQVKEIILSLFTWIAGEYAFAEGPLPSEELITLQISTGDLILEGIKRIQDWHRLIHDLPPLTQVPHLSTDARSLFQTVTLNPDEREILRLIDGQRTLKAVLSDASMPSIDCARLLYFFITVGILNLVPPADPLPEADPPIGGMERSEEIAAPSPAAEEAVVKETLFAQEEVSTVQKIREAYLQLESQNHYDVLKVASTAGREQIKRAYFRLAKEYHPDRHFEADMASVKKELESLFTRITQAYDTLLTEKKRRVYDADLASGKRSQEPAAPSPRDLFARGQAAFEKGDLRDASYFFQEAINKMPERIDKAVYYLRYGQVLARIPGKLRDAADVLKQGIMLDPTRAEFYLELGRVYSKTGLTQKALAAFSEVLKRDPDNKVAKAEVEKLRV, encoded by the coding sequence ATGCCAGAGCCGTCCATTTCGCTTTCGGGCCGAATCTCCGATGTTCGGGTGCCGGTGTTGCTCCAGTTCCTCCGAAAGGAGGGGAAAACCGGCGTCTTGACCCTCAAGCGAAACGACCTGAACAAATCGATCTATCTGCAGGACGGCGACATCATCTTCGCGACCTCTCTTTATCCCGACGACCGCCTCGGGGAGATCCTCCTCAAGAATAGAAAAATCAATTTCAAACAGTATGAATGCTCCGTCGATCTCCTGAAGAAAACAGGAAAGAGACAGGGAACGATCTTGGTCGAGCAGGGGTTCATCGCCCCGAAGGAGCTCTTCCAGGGGGTCGTTTTTCAGGTGAAGGAGATCATCTTAAGTCTTTTTACCTGGATCGCAGGGGAGTATGCGTTTGCAGAGGGTCCGCTTCCCTCTGAAGAGCTGATCACCCTGCAGATCAGCACCGGAGATTTGATCCTAGAGGGGATTAAGCGGATTCAAGACTGGCACCGCTTGATCCACGACCTCCCCCCGCTGACGCAGGTGCCGCACCTCTCGACCGATGCGCGGTCTCTGTTTCAGACCGTGACCCTCAATCCGGATGAAAGGGAAATCCTCCGGCTGATCGACGGCCAACGGACCCTGAAGGCGGTTCTCTCTGACGCCTCGATGCCGTCGATCGACTGCGCCCGGCTCCTCTATTTTTTTATTACCGTTGGAATCCTGAATCTGGTCCCCCCGGCCGACCCGCTCCCGGAGGCCGACCCGCCGATCGGTGGAATGGAACGCTCGGAGGAGATCGCGGCGCCCAGCCCGGCGGCAGAAGAGGCGGTGGTCAAAGAGACCCTCTTCGCGCAGGAAGAGGTCAGCACGGTTCAGAAGATTCGAGAGGCCTATCTGCAGCTGGAGAGTCAAAATCATTACGATGTCTTGAAGGTTGCTTCCACGGCGGGCCGGGAGCAGATCAAGAGAGCATACTTCCGGCTGGCGAAGGAGTACCATCCCGATCGGCACTTCGAAGCCGACATGGCGTCGGTGAAAAAAGAGCTGGAGAGTCTCTTTACCCGAATCACGCAGGCGTATGACACCCTGCTGACGGAGAAAAAGAGGAGGGTCTACGATGCCGACCTGGCGAGTGGGAAGCGGTCGCAAGAGCCGGCTGCGCCTTCGCCAAGAGACCTCTTCGCCCGCGGTCAGGCTGCCTTTGAAAAGGGGGACCTTCGCGATGCCTCTTATTTTTTCCAAGAAGCGATCAACAAAATGCCCGAGCGGATCGACAAGGCGGTGTATTACCTCCGGTACGGACAGGTGCTGGCTCGAATTCCGGGAAAGCTTCGTGATGCGGCAGATGTCTTAAAGCAGGGGATCATGCTCGATCCGACCCGTGCGGAGTTCTATCTTGAATTAGGACGGGTCTACAGTAAGACGGGATTGACCCAAAAGGCGCTTGCCGCCTTTTCAGAGGTGCTCAAGCGAGATCCCGACAACAAGGTCGCCAAGGCCGAAGTCGAAAAGCTCCGTGTATAG
- the secF gene encoding protein translocase subunit SecF, whose translation MFEVFGKTQIDFVGKRYFFFALSTLLVALGLFSLVQISRGKANLGIDFAGGAAIQLKFSQPIHIDAARKALDDNGLKHAELQQVVEDNKLLIRIKKQDVVEQNVRERVQEVFSKAFPDNQFVVESSTEIGPTVGQKLQSDALVAVLISMFCIVVYIALRFEFRFGIAATIATFHDVFAVLGIFFVLNKEINLLVVTALLTIAGYSLTDTVVVFDRIRENLKGRRKESLDQTINDSINQVLSRTFNTSVTVFLAVLAIYFFGGEVIHDFALAMILGIIIGTYSSWFVASPLLLLWRKRVGVLKRA comes from the coding sequence ATGTTCGAAGTTTTCGGAAAGACACAGATCGATTTCGTCGGCAAGCGATATTTCTTCTTTGCCCTCTCGACATTATTAGTGGCCCTCGGCCTCTTTTCGCTGGTCCAGATCTCTCGCGGCAAGGCGAATTTGGGGATCGACTTTGCCGGTGGCGCTGCGATCCAACTCAAATTCAGTCAGCCGATCCATATTGATGCAGCGAGAAAAGCGCTTGACGACAACGGACTCAAACATGCGGAGCTGCAGCAGGTGGTGGAAGATAACAAGCTGCTGATTCGAATCAAGAAACAAGATGTGGTGGAGCAGAACGTCCGGGAGCGGGTCCAAGAGGTCTTCTCCAAAGCCTTTCCGGACAACCAATTCGTCGTGGAGAGCAGCACCGAGATCGGACCGACGGTGGGACAGAAGCTTCAGAGCGATGCGCTGGTGGCGGTTCTGATTTCGATGTTTTGCATCGTTGTTTACATCGCGCTTCGCTTCGAATTCCGTTTCGGAATTGCCGCGACCATCGCCACCTTCCACGATGTCTTCGCCGTCCTCGGCATCTTCTTCGTTTTGAATAAAGAGATCAATCTATTGGTTGTGACGGCGCTCTTGACGATCGCGGGCTACTCTCTCACCGATACGGTTGTGGTGTTCGATCGGATCAGAGAGAACCTCAAAGGCCGGCGGAAAGAGTCGTTGGATCAGACGATCAATGATTCAATCAATCAGGTCCTCTCCCGAACGTTCAATACGTCGGTCACCGTCTTTTTGGCGGTGTTGGCGATCTATTTCTTCGGCGGAGAGGTGATTCATGATTTTGCCCTGGCGATGATCCTGGGGATCATTATCGGAACGTATTCGTCTTGGTTTGTCGCAAGCCCGCTTCTCCTCCTCTGGAGAAAGCGGGTGGGGGTATTGAAAAGAGCCTAA
- the secD gene encoding protein translocase subunit SecD: MKKGIRGRIIFILVTVFVSFLFFLPSTPLYSKLPPWWGKYLPNKGITLGLDLQGGMHLVLEVQGEKAVDNTVDRTVGSLKGSLEAKKVAVQSIKREGREILLSFAPESKEAVSKVVDQDYPNFVIKQSGAGEVVLALRETEVKRILDNSTSQALETIRNRIDQFGVSEPLIQKQGANQILVQLPGIKEPQRAIALIGRTALLEFKLLDDENPIARQLPPRVEGDEEAKILQEYQGKIPPTDQILFERVVDSETGKVTKRPYLVKSQAALSGDLLSDARVSIDQFNGKYVAITFDPIGAKLFEKVTEENRRHRLAIVLDNTIYSAPVINEKISGGRAQISGSFTTQQANDLAIVLRAGALPAPVTIIQNVTVGPSLGQDSIEKGLKAGVIGTALVVVFMAFYYRFSGLVADFTLVLNVILLIGALAALNATLTLPGIAGIILTIGMAVDSNVLIFERIREELRAGKPVRLAVNAGYDKAFLTIVDSHVTTLITAFVLFIFGTGPIKGFAVTLSLGVIINLFTSLVGTKVVYDLVINRRKVERLSI, from the coding sequence ATGAAGAAGGGAATTCGTGGAAGGATCATTTTTATACTGGTGACGGTGTTCGTCTCGTTTCTCTTCTTTCTCCCCTCGACGCCGCTTTATTCCAAGCTTCCCCCCTGGTGGGGAAAATACCTCCCGAACAAGGGGATTACCTTGGGGCTTGATCTTCAGGGGGGGATGCATCTGGTCCTGGAGGTTCAGGGGGAGAAGGCGGTCGACAACACGGTTGACCGGACGGTCGGATCGCTGAAGGGATCGTTGGAGGCGAAAAAGGTCGCGGTCCAATCGATTAAACGAGAGGGACGGGAGATCCTTCTCTCCTTTGCTCCGGAGTCGAAAGAAGCGGTCTCCAAGGTGGTCGACCAGGACTACCCGAACTTCGTCATCAAGCAGTCGGGGGCCGGGGAGGTGGTCCTCGCCCTCCGGGAGACGGAGGTCAAGCGGATTCTCGACAACTCCACCTCGCAGGCGTTGGAGACGATCCGAAACCGGATCGACCAGTTCGGGGTGAGCGAGCCGTTGATTCAGAAGCAGGGGGCCAACCAGATTTTGGTCCAGCTCCCAGGAATCAAAGAGCCGCAGCGGGCGATTGCGTTGATTGGACGGACCGCCTTGCTCGAGTTCAAGCTCCTCGACGATGAGAACCCGATCGCGCGCCAGCTGCCGCCCCGCGTCGAAGGAGACGAAGAGGCGAAGATTTTACAAGAGTATCAGGGGAAGATCCCGCCGACTGATCAGATTCTTTTTGAACGGGTCGTCGACTCGGAGACCGGCAAGGTGACGAAGCGTCCGTACCTGGTGAAAAGTCAGGCGGCGTTATCGGGGGACCTGTTGAGCGATGCCCGTGTTTCGATCGATCAGTTTAACGGAAAGTATGTTGCGATCACCTTCGATCCGATCGGGGCCAAGTTGTTCGAGAAGGTCACCGAGGAGAACCGGCGGCATCGGCTGGCGATCGTCCTCGACAACACGATCTATTCGGCACCGGTGATCAATGAGAAAATCTCCGGCGGACGGGCCCAGATCAGCGGCTCTTTTACAACGCAGCAGGCGAACGATCTGGCGATTGTCCTCCGGGCCGGTGCCCTTCCGGCGCCGGTCACGATCATTCAGAATGTGACGGTCGGTCCTTCGCTCGGTCAAGATTCGATCGAAAAGGGGCTCAAGGCGGGGGTGATCGGCACGGCCCTGGTAGTGGTCTTTATGGCGTTCTATTATCGGTTTTCGGGACTGGTCGCCGACTTCACGCTGGTTCTCAACGTAATATTGCTGATCGGCGCGTTGGCCGCCCTGAATGCCACACTGACCCTTCCCGGAATTGCCGGGATCATTCTAACGATCGGAATGGCGGTCGATTCGAATGTGTTGATCTTCGAGCGGATCCGTGAGGAGCTCCGGGCCGGCAAGCCGGTCCGGTTGGCGGTCAACGCCGGCTACGACAAAGCCTTCCTGACGATCGTCGATTCCCATGTGACCACACTCATTACGGCGTTCGTTCTCTTTATTTTCGGGACGGGGCCGATCAAAGGTTTTGCCGTCACCCTCTCCCTCGGCGTGATCATCAACCTCTTTACCTCTTTGGTCGGTACAAAGGTGGTTTATGATCTGGTTATCAACCGACGCAAGGTGGAGCGGTTGAGCATCTGA
- the yajC gene encoding preprotein translocase subunit YajC encodes MEVALFEWFESNAWAQAGGAAGPAGNPLISFLPFILIFVIFYFLLVLPQQKRTKKKKAMIDALKKGERVTTMGGLIGTVTNLSPEVVTIQIAEGVRVKVVRSYIEEVRTSESEGAEERAK; translated from the coding sequence ATGGAGGTGGCGTTGTTCGAATGGTTTGAGTCAAACGCGTGGGCACAAGCGGGAGGGGCTGCGGGACCTGCCGGCAATCCGCTGATTTCTTTTCTCCCGTTTATTTTAATTTTTGTAATCTTTTATTTTCTCTTGGTTTTGCCGCAGCAAAAGCGGACCAAGAAGAAAAAGGCAATGATTGATGCCTTGAAGAAAGGGGAACGGGTGACGACGATGGGAGGATTGATCGGGACAGTGACCAACCTCTCCCCGGAGGTCGTCACCATTCAGATCGCAGAAGGAGTTCGCGTGAAGGTAGTGAGAAGTTATATCGAAGAGGTTCGCACGAGCGAGTCAGAGGGGGCCGAGGAGCGGGCGAAATGA
- the tgt gene encoding tRNA guanosine(34) transglycosylase Tgt produces the protein MRPVIDEKRVRPDRHFEVRHRASGPARRGVVRTCHGEIETPAFMPVGTHGSVKGMSPEDLARLDARMILCNAYHLYLRPGHEFVARRGGLHSFIGWDRPILTDSGGYQIFSLNVLTKVTDEGVSFQSHLDGSRHFITPEKAIEIEAGLGADVIMVFDECLSYPSDYAKTALSLDRTLAWARRCKEAHHRPDQFLYGIVQGGFYDDLRKKGIEGLLEIGFDGIAVGGLSVGEPQEEMLGVLEKVVPLIPATAPRYLMGVGTPADLVEGVCRGVDLFDCVLPTRHARTGSLFTSTGEIHIRNAKYAEDDAPLDSDCGCYTCLHFSRAYLRHLFMAKEILAIRLNTLHNLYYYLALMNGMRSAIEFDTLDAFRKEFYAKREPERDR, from the coding sequence ATGCGTCCTGTGATAGACGAGAAGCGGGTGCGGCCCGACCGGCATTTTGAGGTTCGCCATCGCGCGAGCGGCCCCGCCCGGCGCGGGGTGGTGCGGACCTGCCACGGCGAGATCGAAACACCCGCTTTCATGCCGGTGGGAACCCATGGAAGCGTTAAGGGGATGAGCCCCGAAGACCTTGCGCGGCTCGACGCGCGAATGATCCTTTGCAATGCCTATCATCTTTATCTCCGGCCGGGACATGAATTCGTCGCGCGGCGGGGTGGCTTGCATTCGTTCATCGGCTGGGACCGTCCAATCCTCACCGACAGCGGCGGCTATCAGATCTTCAGCTTAAACGTCCTGACGAAGGTGACCGACGAAGGGGTGTCGTTTCAATCCCATCTCGACGGCTCCCGGCATTTCATCACGCCGGAGAAGGCGATCGAAATTGAAGCGGGTCTGGGGGCCGATGTTATCATGGTCTTCGACGAATGCCTTTCCTATCCGTCCGATTATGCCAAAACCGCCCTCTCCCTCGACCGGACGCTCGCCTGGGCGCGGCGCTGTAAGGAGGCGCATCACCGTCCGGATCAATTTCTTTATGGGATTGTTCAGGGAGGCTTTTACGACGATCTGAGAAAAAAAGGGATCGAAGGCCTTCTGGAGATTGGCTTCGACGGCATCGCCGTCGGCGGTCTCTCGGTCGGAGAGCCGCAGGAAGAGATGCTCGGTGTTCTGGAGAAGGTGGTTCCGTTGATTCCCGCGACCGCTCCCCGTTATCTGATGGGGGTGGGGACGCCGGCAGATCTGGTGGAGGGGGTCTGCCGAGGGGTCGATCTGTTTGATTGTGTTCTGCCGACCCGACATGCGCGGACCGGATCGCTCTTTACGTCGACCGGCGAGATTCATATTCGAAACGCCAAGTATGCGGAGGACGATGCGCCGCTCGATTCCGATTGCGGCTGTTATACCTGTCTGCATTTTTCGCGCGCTTATCTCCGCCATCTTTTTATGGCGAAAGAAATTTTGGCAATCCGGTTGAATACCTTGCATAACTTATACTATTATCTGGCCCTGATGAACGGAATGCGGAGCGCGATCGAATTCGACACCCTTGATGCATTTCGAAAAGAGTTCTATGCGAAGCGGGAGCCGGAAAGGGACCGGTAA